Part of the Fimbriimonadia bacterium genome is shown below.
CATCGCGAAGTGCCGGGGGTCGTGCTCGCCCTCACAGCGGTATTTCCAACCCGTACCATCCCCTGAACCTGGCTTCCACAAAGCGTCCGGAGCGTTAAGGTGTAGTCGCCCCAAGCGCCTACGAATACCCCTTTGAGCCACTTGAAAGCTGACGCGGTGTCGAATCCGAAGTCAAACTCCACGCCAAAGACCGTCTCCCTATCGCGCGTGTAGCGGAATATCTGCTGCACGGTCAGGTACAGCGTTCGGTACCCATACGACCCGTTCCACCGGAAGCGCATTTCCCTCAGTGCTTCCCGATCCGTCCTGCCATGAGGGGTGATACAGCCCCGGCGCCACGTCGTTGCCACCCGCCCTGAGCGGCTGTTGGGAAGAGTATCGGGATGACTTGCTCACCGTACGCGAGCAACCGGGGATCTCGACCGCATCTCGGAATGAGCCCCCGTTGCCCCCCCTCTCAACGACCGCCCCTTGCACACTGGCGCGCAGAAAACTCGACCGGCATCATAGTAGCAGCCTCGTTTTGTAGATGCGGCCCGCCTTAGTCATGACCCAGTAATACCCGTTATGGCGTGGCGCAGAATCGGCGATCAGCCAGTCCTGATCCGCAATCTCTGAGATTGGATGATAGAACATGCGCGGGTTGATGACGTAACCGAAGCCTTCGTCCTCCGAGGCCGACGGGCATGTGGATGGCTTATTCGTGCTAGGTATCATACCGAGCTTGCGCCATCCGCTGCCTCCGGGCGAGAAGTCAAGTCTGCGCAGGCCCTCGGGCCCTAAGTCCTGTGCAACCTCGAGCAGCCTCGACTGCATCTGCCGCAGGTTGAACATGCACACGGATATCGGCACTTTCTCAACATACGGTTTGCACCCCGAGGTGCCCGAGAACAACACCACAACGGCTACGAATAGACCCGATGCCAGCCACGCGACAGGCAGGCGCAGTTGCCCAAGCAGGGTGCTGATCACCGACTTCCTCGCAGTGTTCGCCCGTAGTTTTGGTGGAAAGCAGTGCAGATCGCTGCTCGGGCATCGCGGACCATGTCGAGCAGGTCGCGCCTGACGCTCCCGAGATCGTCAAGGAAGGAAACTGAGAAGGCGTATGCAGGCTCCTCATAGAATGCCAGCGGGTCGCTGGGGACCTGCTCAACGTCGTTTAGTGGACTGAACGCCACGCCAAGCCCGGCCCATAGCAGTAATCCGTGGTAGGCCAGGGAAGAGCTCAGCTTTGCCCATGCGCCCGACTGCTTTTTCAGGTGATAGTACTCATGCACGATGGTTGCTGCGGCCTCCACGGCGCGCATTCTCATCTCCTGCCAATACATCTTCGAACCGGTAGGATCCGTCCAGTGAGGCTTCAAAACGATGCAGCCGTCCGTGATAGTCCCTCGCGCTCCTAGTTCCAGATCATCATTAACGAGGATCAGAATCGACCGCAAGTCGTCCGCAATCTCCGGAGCAGCCTGGCGTACGAGACCGAGTGCAAGCGAGATGATCCGCTCCTCGTGTCCGACTGGGGGCCGCATCTGGAGTCCCATCGGATCGACCGCTCCGATGGGAGAGTTGCCGCAGTACTGATATAGATTGGGGTTAGCGCCTCTCAGACCGATCGGGTCGCGCTGCAGCCAGCGGCGGAGGGAGGGGGAGTAGTGGCGGGCGCCGACGTGCATGCCTGTCCCGAGCAAATCGGGAACCGTCGCGGTGACAAGGTTCTGTTGATGCCGCATCGGACAACTCGGACTAGAGGGGGTCACGGTGCGTACTGCCTTTCGCCGCAGCCCTGTGCTGCCAACTTGTCGAAGGGTATGCCTGGTGGTAGGTCCGGCGGTAGCTTGCGGACCTTGGTCAAAGACAAGTCAGACCATCCTATCGTGTAGAACCCGTCGCGATGGGGTCGCGAGTCCCAGACCACCGGCTCTGGCTTGCTGGGCCTCCGGGAGCCCTTACGCGCCCACAAGAGAGCGCTTTTCGATATGAAGTACGGACTGGATGTTACAGGGCACATACCACGCAGAGACGCCGGGTCCACCTCCTGTTGGTAGAAGGCCAGTTTGATCTCACTGATATTCTCCCAACACTGCAGTGGACGTGTGACAAACCAGAAGGCCCAGCATGCCGTGACTAGCGCAACACTGATACCGGCGCAGATCCACAGCACCAGTCGCCATGCCCGGGAAGACCCATGGTAGTCAGTCATCTTCGTGGTTGTGCCATGCGGTCAATCACCCAGTCGTACACCTGACTCGGACAACTGAAGGCGCGTCGCGCCAGCAGCATCAGGAAGTCCGCGCCAAGGTTGTTGGCAGCGACATCGCCTGGGGAATCATTTGGCTTCCACCCGCCAATCGCTTCGAACGCCAATCCAAGAGCCTTTGCTTTTAGTGGATCCCCGAGAGCCAACCACGCAACATAGGCCGCAGCGGCGAAATGGCGCGGGGTCCCCTCGCCACCGTTGGTGCGGAACCGCCAGCTGTCGTCAGGTAGCAACTCGACAGCGTCTGGTCCAGCTGCCGAAACCAAGCCGCCGTTCGCCACAAACGTCCGGTAGAGCAGGTCCGAAAACTTGCCGACATCAAATGATGTGCCGATCGAGAACCCACAGAATCGGATCTCCACTAGACTTTCAAACGCGATAGCTTGGAGGATTGTGGCAAACGCCTGCACCTCGGTCAGCTTGCGCTTCGAGTTGAGCTCCTGGACCCGCAGAATGGTCTTTCGAAGCTCCACAGGCAGTTGGTCGCCTGGGCCTAGGCCACTGGGGTCGGCAGCTCCAACCGGGTTACAGCCACAATACTGATATAGATTGGGACTGCCTCCCCCAAGTCCAGCAGGATCCCGCTGCAGCCAGCGGCGGAGGGAGGGGGAGTAGTGGCGGGCGCCGACGTGCATGCCTGTCCCGAGCAAATCGGGAACCGTCGCAGTGTTCGTGCTCTGCTGCCCGGCTAGCGCAGCGGTGTTAGTGGTTTGCTGGCCGGAGAGCAGGTAGAGCGTCCGGTAGCCGTAGGAGCCGTTCCAGCGGAAGCGGAGCGCATTCCCCTCCGTGGTGTTGTGCAGGTTGGGGACCATGTCGTTGCCGTAGGCGTCGTAGACGTACCGGTCGGTTATGGTCTTGGAGGTGTTCATCAACCCTCTCACATGCCCCAGCCGGTCGCGGACGGGCCGACGCCGGCAGCCTGACTTGGGCGGTTGCGGGGCCGCTGACGGACTGATCGCTGGTACAACCACACGCGCCTC
Proteins encoded:
- a CDS encoding RHS repeat-associated core domain-containing protein, which translates into the protein MRHQQNLVTATVPDLLGTGMHVGARHYSPSLRRWLQRDPIGLRGANPNLYQYCGNSPIGAVDPMGLQMRPPVGHEERIISLALGLVRQAAPEIADDLRSILILVNDDLELGARGTITDGCIVLKPHWTDPTGSKMYWQEMRMRAVEAAATIVHEYYHLKKQSGAWAKLSSSLAYHGLLLWAGLGVAFSPLNDVEQVPSDPLAFYEEPAYAFSVSFLDDLGSVRRDLLDMVRDARAAICTAFHQNYGRTLRGSR
- a CDS encoding RHS repeat-associated core domain-containing protein produces the protein MNTSKTITDRYVYDAYGNDMVPNLHNTTEGNALRFRWNGSYGYRTLYLLSGQQTTNTAALAGQQSTNTATVPDLLGTGMHVGARHYSPSLRRWLQRDPAGLGGGSPNLYQYCGCNPVGAADPSGLGPGDQLPVELRKTILRVQELNSKRKLTEVQAFATILQAIAFESLVEIRFCGFSIGTSFDVGKFSDLLYRTFVANGGLVSAAGPDAVELLPDDSWRFRTNGGEGTPRHFAAAAYVAWLALGDPLKAKALGLAFEAIGGWKPNDSPGDVAANNLGADFLMLLARRAFSCPSQVYDWVIDRMAQPRR